The Thermosynechococcus sp. genome has a segment encoding these proteins:
- a CDS encoding ferredoxin-thioredoxin reductase catalytic domain-containing protein — MSSSYKPQQASDKNLEAMRKFAETYAKRTGTYFCSDLGTTAVVLEGLAKHKDDYGSPLCPCRHYEDKEAEVAAAYWNCPCVPMRERRECHCLLFLTPDHPFAGTAQEITFEQIREETNRFTVS, encoded by the coding sequence ATGAGTAGCAGCTACAAACCCCAACAGGCCTCCGACAAAAACCTTGAAGCCATGCGCAAGTTTGCGGAAACCTATGCCAAGCGCACTGGAACCTACTTTTGTTCAGACTTAGGGACAACCGCTGTGGTTTTGGAGGGGCTAGCCAAACATAAAGACGACTATGGCTCTCCCTTGTGTCCCTGTCGCCACTATGAAGATAAAGAAGCAGAGGTGGCAGCCGCCTACTGGAACTGTCCCTGTGTGCCCATGCGGGAACGGCGGGAGTGTCACTGTCTCCTCTTTCTAACCCCGGATCATCCCTTTGCAGGTACGGCTCAAGAGATTACCTTTGAGCAAATTCGGGAGGAAACCAATCGCTTTACGGTTTCTTAG
- a CDS encoding cysteine desulfurase family protein — translation MKPIYLDGLATTPVDPQVLAAMLPYFSDRPGNPSNRGHAYGWEAAAAIDVARETIAAAIHARPEEIIFTSGATEANNLAIKGVAEAYYSRGRHIITVQTEHSAVLAPCRYLESLGFRVTYLRVNEKGLIDLAELEQAFTPETLLVSVMAANNEIGVLQPLAEIGRRCRDRGVLFHTDAAQALGKIPLDVQALQVDLMSLTAHKLYGPKGIGALYVRRDRPRVQLAPQLHGGPQEQGWRSGTLATPLIVGFGAAVQLAQERQATDIPYLWHLKERLWQGLVSLGDIYLNGDWQQSLPNCLNVSIAGVDGNALLRSIYPYVALSTGAACSSEKPTPSHVLLALGRSPTLARASLRFGLLRTTTEADIDTALEHIGHSIWQLRHVR, via the coding sequence ATGAAGCCAATTTACTTAGATGGACTGGCCACTACACCGGTGGACCCCCAAGTGTTAGCAGCAATGTTGCCCTATTTTAGCGATCGCCCCGGCAATCCCAGTAATCGTGGCCATGCCTACGGTTGGGAAGCCGCCGCCGCCATTGATGTTGCCCGCGAAACCATTGCCGCAGCCATCCATGCCCGTCCAGAGGAGATTATTTTTACCAGTGGTGCGACCGAGGCCAATAATCTGGCCATTAAGGGGGTGGCTGAAGCCTACTACAGTCGCGGTCGCCATATCATTACCGTACAGACGGAACACAGTGCGGTGCTTGCTCCCTGCCGCTATTTGGAGTCCCTGGGCTTTCGGGTGACCTATCTGAGGGTGAATGAAAAAGGGTTGATTGATCTCGCTGAGTTAGAGCAGGCCTTTACGCCCGAGACCCTCTTGGTGTCTGTGATGGCTGCCAACAATGAAATTGGCGTGCTGCAACCCTTGGCTGAGATTGGTCGCCGCTGTCGCGATCGCGGCGTACTCTTCCACACTGATGCCGCCCAGGCCCTGGGCAAAATTCCCTTGGATGTTCAGGCGCTTCAGGTGGATCTCATGTCCCTCACCGCCCACAAACTCTATGGGCCCAAGGGTATTGGTGCCCTCTATGTGCGGCGCGATCGCCCCCGGGTGCAACTGGCGCCTCAACTCCACGGCGGTCCTCAAGAACAGGGCTGGCGATCGGGAACCTTAGCCACTCCCCTTATTGTCGGCTTTGGAGCAGCGGTGCAACTGGCTCAGGAACGTCAAGCAACGGATATTCCTTATTTGTGGCATCTCAAGGAACGACTCTGGCAGGGGTTGGTTTCCTTGGGGGATATCTACCTCAATGGTGATTGGCAGCAAAGTTTGCCCAACTGTCTCAATGTCAGTATTGCTGGGGTTGACGGCAATGCCCTGCTGCGCTCCATTTATCCCTATGTCGCCCTCTCGACGGGAGCAGCCTGTAGTAGTGAAAAACCTACCCCTTCCCATGTTCTGCTTGCCTTGGGGCGATCGCCCACCCTTGCCCGCGCTTCCCTGCGCTTTGGCCTATTGCGCACCACGACAGAGGCAGACATTGATACTGCCCTTGAGCACATTGGCCACAGCATTTGGCAACTACGCCATGTGAGATAG
- a CDS encoding DUF3143 domain-containing protein, which produces MNTLPHPQTPLYNHALPQIEAWLQQKGCVRDETDIHCWELEYPQWSARICLDIEELQVVYHDRLAGSVSQRSFKYSCPRGDVEAAIFAGP; this is translated from the coding sequence ATGAATACCTTACCGCATCCCCAAACTCCCCTGTATAATCATGCCCTGCCGCAAATTGAAGCCTGGCTACAGCAAAAGGGCTGTGTGCGAGACGAAACAGATATCCACTGTTGGGAGTTAGAGTATCCGCAGTGGTCAGCCCGGATTTGCTTGGATATTGAGGAACTTCAGGTGGTCTATCACGATCGCCTTGCGGGCAGTGTGAGTCAGCGTTCTTTTAAGTACTCCTGCCCCCGTGGGGATGTGGAAGCAGCAATTTTTGCCGGTCCCTGA
- a CDS encoding J domain-containing protein: MAQPSPLRTHYDILEVAPTASLAEIRRAYREKSKLYHPDTTTLPLAIAREEFHRLNEAYAVLTNPEQRQWYDLQLRLRGHPQLKPPHRTGVGVASRSQSSGRSTSIPSEDRPLSPGELFALFILGLTFVSCLVLAVIVGLSQQGQEWILQVVSRLSQLA; the protein is encoded by the coding sequence ATGGCCCAGCCGTCCCCATTGCGAACCCACTACGACATTCTCGAGGTGGCGCCCACGGCCTCGTTGGCAGAGATTCGCCGTGCTTATCGGGAAAAGAGTAAGCTCTACCACCCTGATACGACGACATTGCCGCTGGCGATCGCCCGCGAGGAGTTTCATCGCCTCAATGAAGCCTACGCCGTGCTGACTAACCCAGAGCAACGGCAATGGTATGACTTGCAATTGCGCTTGCGTGGCCATCCTCAGTTGAAGCCACCCCATAGGACAGGGGTAGGTGTGGCCTCTCGCTCCCAAAGCTCTGGGCGTTCTACCAGCATTCCCTCAGAGGATCGCCCCCTCTCGCCGGGGGAGCTATTTGCCCTGTTTATCTTGGGGCTCACCTTTGTCAGTTGTCTGGTTTTGGCGGTGATTGTCGGTTTGTCCCAACAGGGGCAAGAATGGATTTTGCAAGTTGTTAGTCGTCTTTCTCAACTCGCATGA
- a CDS encoding type II secretion system F family protein — protein sequence MATYEVRIRDAQGKYRTVREEASTPREARMALQLQGVQVLEVKEAQKFTLKSDLDLSFLAKITVKDRAIFARQFAALVNAGVALVRGIAVLADQCTNPKLKKILMAVNNDIQQGSTLADAMRPHPEAFDNLFVAMIQAGETGGVLDEVLNRLSKLLEDQARLNNQIKSALTYPVVVGLLAVGIFLGMVIFLIPVFEGIFKQLGGELPPFTAMMVALSQFLRTPQYMALLIVAVIALVLGIRFYYKTPNGRLTIDGLLLKLPLFGDLIQKTAVARFCRTFGSLSRSGVPILRSLEIVSATAGNQVISNAIDRAAKQVQTGGMLSLALQQERVFPVLATQMINVGEETGELDKMLMKVADFYEDEVEQAVKALTSVMEPLMIAVLGGMVGSILVAMYLPMFKIFDLVK from the coding sequence ATGGCAACCTATGAGGTGCGGATACGAGATGCCCAAGGCAAATACAGAACGGTACGTGAGGAAGCCTCAACCCCTCGAGAGGCCCGCATGGCTTTGCAGTTGCAAGGGGTACAGGTTCTAGAGGTCAAAGAGGCTCAGAAATTTACTCTCAAGTCGGATCTCGACCTGAGCTTCCTTGCCAAAATTACAGTGAAGGATCGGGCAATCTTTGCTCGTCAGTTTGCGGCACTGGTGAATGCCGGTGTGGCCTTGGTGCGCGGGATCGCTGTTTTGGCTGACCAATGTACTAACCCCAAACTGAAGAAAATCCTCATGGCGGTTAACAATGATATTCAACAGGGGAGTACCCTAGCCGATGCCATGCGCCCCCACCCAGAGGCCTTTGACAACCTATTTGTGGCGATGATCCAAGCGGGGGAAACAGGGGGGGTTCTCGACGAAGTGCTCAACCGTCTCTCAAAATTACTGGAGGATCAGGCTCGCCTCAACAACCAGATTAAGTCGGCTTTGACCTATCCCGTGGTGGTGGGTCTGCTGGCGGTGGGTATCTTCCTAGGGATGGTGATTTTTCTGATTCCTGTGTTTGAGGGGATTTTTAAACAGTTGGGAGGTGAGTTGCCTCCCTTTACAGCCATGATGGTGGCTCTTAGTCAATTCCTGCGCACACCCCAGTATATGGCATTGCTCATTGTTGCTGTCATTGCTTTGGTCTTAGGGATTCGTTTCTATTACAAAACACCTAACGGCCGCCTAACGATTGACGGCCTGTTGCTCAAGTTGCCCCTCTTTGGCGATTTGATCCAAAAAACGGCGGTGGCACGGTTTTGCCGCACCTTTGGCTCGTTGTCCCGTTCGGGGGTGCCGATTTTGCGCTCCCTGGAGATTGTAAGTGCCACAGCGGGAAACCAAGTGATCTCCAATGCCATTGATCGCGCTGCGAAGCAAGTCCAGACAGGGGGGATGTTGAGCCTTGCACTGCAACAGGAACGGGTCTTTCCGGTTCTAGCCACCCAGATGATTAACGTGGGTGAGGAGACAGGGGAACTGGATAAGATGCTGATGAAGGTGGCTGACTTCTACGAAGATGAAGTGGAGCAGGCAGTGAAGGCTCTGACCAGTGTGATGGAGCCCTTGATGATTGCGGTGTTAGGGGGTATGGTAGGGTCAATTTTGGTGGCGATGTACCTGCCCATGTTCAAGATCTTCGATCTGGTCAAGTAA
- a CDS encoding type IV pilus twitching motility protein PilT, whose protein sequence is MELMIEDLMEQVVANGGSDLHISAGIPPYVRISGKLTPMDYEPLTPEQCQRLIFSMLNNSQRKHLEQNWELDCSYGVRGLARFRVNVYKDRGTYAACLRALSSKIPTFEQLGLPNIVREMSERPRGLILVTGPTGSGKTTTLAAMIDLINKTRAEHILTIEDPIEFVYEPIKSLIHQRQVGEDTKSFANALRAALREDPDIILVGEMRDLETIQLAISAAETGHLVMGTLHTSSAAQTVDRMVDVFPPEQQQQIRVQLSNSLVAVFSQTLVPKKNPKPGEFGRIMAQEIMVVTPAISNLIREGKTSQIYSAIQTGGKLGMQTLEKVLADYYRAGVITYEAAMAKSSRPDELQRLIGAGAPAAAVR, encoded by the coding sequence ATGGAGTTGATGATTGAGGATCTCATGGAGCAGGTCGTGGCCAACGGTGGTTCAGACCTGCACATTTCAGCAGGTATCCCCCCCTACGTGCGCATCAGCGGTAAATTAACCCCTATGGATTACGAGCCCCTCACCCCAGAGCAATGCCAGCGCCTGATCTTCAGCATGCTCAACAATAGCCAACGCAAGCACCTAGAGCAAAACTGGGAGTTGGACTGCTCCTATGGTGTGCGGGGTTTAGCGCGGTTCCGCGTCAATGTGTATAAAGACCGGGGTACCTATGCCGCCTGCCTGCGGGCTTTAAGTTCCAAGATCCCCACCTTTGAACAATTGGGATTGCCCAATATCGTTCGCGAAATGAGTGAGCGGCCACGGGGCCTGATTCTGGTGACTGGGCCGACAGGATCAGGAAAAACCACAACCTTGGCGGCAATGATTGACCTGATCAACAAAACCCGTGCCGAGCATATTCTGACCATTGAAGACCCCATTGAGTTTGTCTATGAACCGATCAAGAGCCTGATCCATCAGCGGCAGGTGGGCGAAGACACCAAGAGTTTTGCCAATGCCCTGCGGGCAGCGCTGCGGGAAGACCCGGACATTATCCTGGTGGGTGAGATGCGTGACCTGGAAACGATTCAGCTTGCCATCTCAGCAGCGGAAACGGGTCACTTGGTGATGGGCACTTTGCATACCAGTTCAGCAGCTCAAACCGTTGACCGCATGGTGGATGTGTTTCCCCCTGAGCAGCAACAGCAAATTCGTGTCCAGTTGTCCAACTCGTTGGTGGCGGTCTTCAGCCAAACACTGGTGCCCAAAAAGAATCCGAAGCCCGGTGAATTCGGGCGGATTATGGCCCAAGAGATCATGGTAGTGACCCCTGCGATCTCCAACCTGATTCGCGAAGGCAAGACATCGCAGATTTATTCGGCAATTCAAACGGGCGGTAAGCTGGGGATGCAAACCCTCGAAAAAGTCCTCGCCGATTACTATCGTGCGGGGGTAATTACCTATGAGGCAGCAATGGCCAAATCTTCACGTCCAGATGAGCTGCAACGTCTTATTGGGGCAGGTGCACCTGCGGCGGCAGTGCGCTAG
- a CDS encoding GspE/PulE family protein: protein MVNTSPSSSRKALTVRGRAASPTERAIVASGYASIDQVREAMNTARKTGKSLVAVLQEMTGTTMPPDVLRQYHKQQLFELKVIYGVDCLDPELNRFPTEQIEELINTIVPIDTCRTYQVIPIAKHLDADPPYLLVAMVDPDNLQAIDNLTRLLRSHNLTLKRMVITLEDYQRLIDPILNKQVAETTASKNAPAAIGEINIEEDVEAIGGLEEIEGEQEVDLAEALRGAEDAPIIALVNKILAKALTEGVSDIHVEPQEEYLRIRFRKDGVLHQAFDPLPKKIVPAVVSRFKILADLDIAERRAPQDGRIRKMFQGRRVDFRVNTLPSRWGEKVCLRILDNSATQLGLDKLITDPESLAIVREMTKRPFGLILVTGPTGSGKTTTLYSALAECNSPGVNISTAEDPIEYTLPGLTQVQVIREKGMDFASILRAFLRQDPDVILVGETRDKETAKTAIEAALTGHLVLTTLHTNDAPSAIARLSEMGIEPFMVSASLIGVVAQRLMRRVCSECRIPYTPTPEELARFGLSASKDVNLTLYKANKLTPEQIQAAKASGQPICSKCGGVGYKGRVGVYEIMRVTERLQRLITEGAPTEQIKEAAVEEGMKTLLAYSLELVKQGLTTLEEVERVTFTDTGLEAELKAKRKSSLTCRGCGAELAPEWLDCPYCMTPRFLD from the coding sequence ATGGTCAACACATCCCCATCGTCCTCTCGCAAAGCACTTACCGTGCGGGGTAGAGCCGCTAGCCCCACAGAACGTGCCATTGTTGCCTCCGGTTACGCCAGTATCGATCAAGTCCGGGAAGCAATGAACACCGCCCGCAAAACCGGCAAGTCCCTAGTCGCCGTGTTGCAGGAGATGACGGGCACCACCATGCCCCCCGATGTGTTACGCCAGTACCACAAGCAGCAGCTTTTTGAACTCAAAGTGATCTATGGGGTTGATTGCCTTGATCCCGAACTCAATCGTTTTCCCACCGAGCAAATCGAGGAACTGATCAACACAATTGTACCCATTGATACCTGCCGCACCTATCAAGTCATCCCCATTGCCAAGCACCTCGATGCCGACCCCCCCTATCTATTGGTGGCGATGGTGGATCCCGACAACCTCCAAGCCATTGACAACCTCACCCGTCTGCTGCGCAGTCACAACCTCACGCTCAAACGGATGGTGATTACCCTAGAGGACTACCAGCGCCTCATTGATCCGATTCTCAATAAACAGGTGGCAGAAACCACCGCCAGCAAAAATGCCCCGGCGGCGATCGGTGAAATCAACATCGAAGAAGATGTTGAAGCCATCGGCGGCCTCGAAGAGATTGAAGGGGAGCAGGAGGTTGACCTAGCCGAAGCCCTCAGAGGAGCAGAGGACGCGCCGATTATTGCCCTTGTGAACAAAATCCTAGCCAAAGCCCTCACGGAAGGGGTGTCTGACATCCACGTTGAACCCCAGGAAGAATACCTACGGATTCGTTTCCGCAAAGATGGGGTGCTGCACCAAGCCTTTGACCCCCTGCCGAAAAAAATCGTGCCAGCGGTGGTTTCTCGCTTCAAAATCTTGGCGGACCTCGACATTGCTGAGCGGCGTGCCCCCCAAGATGGCCGCATTCGTAAAATGTTCCAGGGTCGACGCGTGGACTTCCGGGTAAATACCCTGCCCAGCCGTTGGGGCGAAAAAGTCTGTTTGCGGATTTTGGATAATTCCGCCACCCAGTTGGGCTTGGATAAACTGATCACGGACCCAGAGAGTCTTGCCATTGTCCGTGAAATGACGAAGCGCCCCTTTGGCTTAATTCTGGTGACCGGTCCCACGGGTTCAGGGAAAACAACAACCCTCTACTCTGCCCTTGCTGAGTGCAATAGCCCCGGTGTCAATATCAGTACCGCGGAAGACCCGATTGAATACACCCTGCCTGGCTTAACACAGGTGCAGGTGATTCGGGAAAAAGGGATGGACTTTGCCTCAATTCTACGTGCCTTTCTTCGCCAAGACCCGGATGTGATTCTGGTGGGGGAAACCCGCGACAAGGAAACCGCAAAAACCGCTATTGAGGCTGCCTTAACGGGTCACTTAGTTCTGACGACACTACACACCAACGATGCCCCGAGCGCGATCGCCCGTCTTTCCGAAATGGGCATTGAACCTTTTATGGTTTCGGCTTCCCTAATTGGCGTGGTGGCACAGCGGTTAATGCGGCGAGTCTGTAGTGAGTGTCGCATTCCCTACACCCCCACCCCCGAAGAGCTGGCACGCTTTGGACTCTCGGCTTCCAAGGACGTCAACCTCACCCTCTACAAAGCCAATAAACTCACCCCCGAGCAGATTCAAGCAGCCAAGGCCAGTGGCCAGCCCATCTGCAGTAAATGTGGTGGTGTAGGCTACAAAGGGCGTGTTGGCGTCTACGAAATTATGCGAGTCACCGAGCGGTTGCAACGCTTAATTACAGAAGGTGCCCCCACCGAGCAAATTAAAGAAGCTGCCGTGGAAGAGGGCATGAAAACCCTGTTGGCCTACAGCTTGGAGCTTGTTAAACAGGGACTGACGACCCTTGAGGAGGTGGAGCGGGTTACCTTTACAGACACTGGGCTAGAGGCAGAGCTGAAAGCCAAGCGGAAGAGCTCGCTGACCTGTCGCGGTTGTGGCGCCGAACTAGCACCTGAGTGGCTGGATTGTCCCTATTGCATGACTCCCCGCTTTCTGGATTAA
- a CDS encoding lipopolysaccharide assembly protein LapA domain-containing protein, which produces MRRFLLFLLSMISSGAIALFSVQNAKAVSLKFLFWQSIEMPLGLLLVFVAAIALWLPYLAQSLRR; this is translated from the coding sequence ATGCGCCGCTTTTTGCTCTTTTTACTCTCGATGATCAGCAGTGGGGCGATCGCCCTCTTTTCAGTACAGAACGCAAAAGCGGTGTCCCTAAAATTTTTATTTTGGCAATCCATTGAGATGCCCCTTGGCCTGCTGCTGGTCTTTGTGGCAGCGATCGCCCTGTGGCTACCCTATTTAGCCCAGTCGCTGCGGCGATGA
- a CDS encoding right-handed parallel beta-helix repeat-containing protein, with product MATLFSPVAAAMKWHSILALWLVLIFFILTVQPKIAAVAASPLILEVNPVHPQATDAGKGMPATPFRTIGAALAWAQRQDRPTEIYIHGGIYREALGTIRDRQTPLRLLARAGDRVILRGSQRWSDWQVVSSTSNFTIYRHPWTLAWGFSGNPWTAFDIELPPVAQRGELVWWQDTPLRQRLSLGELQGQDFYVDDAQHQLYVALPAGVSPSELEVAVHREALRILDSGLISLVGLRFEHYGGTFTQAVRIERSHDIEVKDCTFWANNWGGLESHQSDRLRVERTQFLQNGWRGMAGAHLQDFTVQQVLVQGNNWRGAWAGFYDWDAGEKYFHLRRAVFDRYRAIANQAAGLWLDTDNQNVEIRRSQFVGNAVVGLFLEAGTGPVTIEDSLIAYNYSIAPNYLQTPGIFGWAAAHVTLRRNWIWENRGPQIGVRDPAPRTINLPETGAPVTISSQNWHLEGNWIGSRQEVLLTTLKGEAFLQTLRLEDNHWWSEAPYPFRLEGENVTWSQWQERYSHPSDRWIIP from the coding sequence GTGGCTACCCTATTTAGCCCAGTCGCTGCGGCGATGAAGTGGCACTCTATTCTTGCCCTTTGGCTTGTTCTCATTTTTTTCATTTTGACGGTGCAACCAAAAATTGCAGCCGTTGCAGCGTCACCCTTGATCCTAGAGGTAAATCCGGTGCATCCCCAAGCCACTGATGCGGGCAAGGGAATGCCAGCAACCCCTTTTCGCACCATTGGCGCTGCTTTGGCCTGGGCACAGAGGCAGGATCGCCCCACCGAGATTTACATTCATGGCGGGATTTATCGGGAGGCCCTGGGTACGATTCGTGATCGGCAGACGCCCCTGCGACTGCTGGCCAGGGCGGGCGATCGCGTGATTTTGCGCGGCAGTCAACGATGGTCAGATTGGCAAGTGGTCTCTAGTACCTCGAACTTCACCATTTACCGTCACCCTTGGACACTGGCTTGGGGCTTTTCGGGTAATCCGTGGACAGCGTTTGATATTGAGTTACCCCCCGTGGCGCAGCGGGGCGAACTGGTGTGGTGGCAAGATACTCCCCTGCGGCAGCGGCTCTCCTTAGGTGAGTTACAGGGTCAGGATTTCTACGTGGATGATGCCCAGCACCAACTGTATGTGGCACTGCCTGCCGGCGTCTCACCCAGTGAATTAGAAGTCGCTGTTCACCGTGAGGCTTTACGAATTTTAGACAGTGGTTTGATCAGTTTGGTGGGGTTACGCTTTGAACACTATGGCGGCACATTTACCCAGGCGGTGCGCATTGAACGCAGCCATGACATTGAGGTCAAAGACTGTACTTTTTGGGCCAATAATTGGGGCGGCCTCGAAAGTCACCAGAGCGATCGCCTGCGGGTGGAGCGAACGCAGTTTCTCCAAAATGGCTGGCGGGGCATGGCGGGGGCTCACTTGCAGGACTTCACAGTCCAACAGGTGCTTGTTCAAGGGAATAATTGGCGGGGGGCATGGGCAGGCTTTTACGATTGGGATGCGGGGGAGAAATACTTTCATCTGCGCCGTGCCGTCTTTGATCGCTACCGCGCCATTGCGAATCAAGCAGCCGGTCTGTGGCTTGACACCGATAATCAAAACGTCGAGATTCGGCGATCGCAATTTGTCGGTAATGCCGTAGTGGGTCTTTTTCTAGAGGCGGGTACGGGGCCAGTCACAATTGAAGATTCCTTGATTGCCTATAACTACAGCATCGCCCCCAACTATTTACAGACGCCGGGCATTTTTGGCTGGGCAGCGGCCCATGTGACCCTGCGCCGCAATTGGATTTGGGAAAATCGGGGTCCACAGATTGGTGTCCGCGATCCTGCACCGCGAACGATCAACCTGCCAGAGACGGGAGCACCAGTCACGATTAGTTCCCAAAATTGGCACCTAGAGGGCAATTGGATTGGCAGCCGCCAAGAGGTGCTCCTGACAACCCTCAAGGGGGAAGCCTTCCTGCAGACACTGAGACTCGAGGATAACCACTGGTGGAGTGAAGCTCCCTACCCCTTTCGCCTAGAGGGGGAAAATGTCACCTGGTCACAGTGGCAAGAGCGATATAGCCATCCCAGCGATCGCTGGATCATCCCCTAG
- a CDS encoding SPOR domain-containing protein: MTSATVDRQRLQAALACLNLSLEAELTQYRCHRMVQAHSPFEALPVDPSAIAPEPTVSPTATATPIAQTVAPVVNSLAPTPETTPTTAEHTNEELADSFFEFDPTELAELLPPSYASDPPTPQTPSPTKRPFASTRELLKQARKNQQRPWFQRHESNSQHLVQRWFIVVGILAGLSGATLWWFNRRSAPVATESPAPTPATPTAASPTVGPDMSAREFPDVNRSTLAQLEPAASPAPSASPPPTTSPASSEPEPTPQIFVEKTPNGRYYVLASYREPADLKKMQAVVPDAFLVGSGNQTKIQLGMFVDEASAQALMNQVRSRL; this comes from the coding sequence ATGACCTCTGCCACCGTCGATCGCCAACGTTTACAAGCGGCTTTGGCTTGCCTCAACCTTAGTTTAGAGGCAGAACTCACCCAATATCGCTGCCATCGCATGGTGCAAGCCCATTCGCCCTTTGAGGCACTGCCTGTTGACCCATCTGCGATCGCCCCAGAGCCGACTGTTTCCCCGACCGCTACCGCAACACCTATTGCCCAAACCGTTGCTCCCGTTGTCAATTCCTTAGCACCCACACCTGAGACAACACCCACCACCGCTGAACACACCAATGAAGAACTTGCCGATTCATTTTTCGAGTTTGATCCCACAGAGTTAGCAGAACTCTTACCCCCGTCCTATGCCAGTGATCCCCCCACCCCCCAAACGCCCTCCCCAACAAAGCGCCCCTTTGCCTCCACCCGTGAGCTGCTCAAGCAGGCACGAAAAAATCAACAGCGTCCTTGGTTTCAGCGGCACGAAAGCAATAGTCAACATCTTGTGCAACGCTGGTTCATTGTGGTTGGCATTCTTGCCGGGTTGAGTGGCGCAACCCTGTGGTGGTTCAACCGCCGATCCGCTCCCGTTGCCACGGAATCACCCGCCCCCACCCCTGCAACCCCAACGGCAGCATCACCCACGGTTGGCCCGGATATGAGTGCCCGGGAGTTTCCCGATGTCAATCGCAGCACCCTTGCTCAATTGGAACCTGCGGCTAGTCCAGCTCCGAGTGCATCACCCCCCCCTACGACCAGCCCAGCCTCCTCTGAACCTGAGCCTACGCCCCAGATTTTTGTCGAAAAAACGCCCAATGGCCGCTACTATGTGCTGGCTTCCTACAGGGAGCCTGCGGACTTGAAGAAAATGCAGGCGGTTGTCCCCGATGCCTTTTTGGTGGGTAGTGGCAATCAAACGAAGATCCAACTGGGGATGTTTGTGGATGAGGCCTCCGCCCAGGCCTTGATGAATCAGGTGCGCAGTCGCCTCTAG
- a CDS encoding glycosyltransferase encodes MSVCIPAYNRPQGLVEGVRSVVAALPREYHDQVQIIITDDSATLTAVQDLLAPWSGHWHYQHNAQRLGMVGNWNASLARAAGEFILLLHDDDYLLPQGITTILATLRRYGSQFDVFLFGVHLVDSHQRCLRRQIPRRQGWLPPAQALRQLLRHSSFVRFPALIWRRSLLEEVGYFDPAYGEATDLYQWLRFFAQKGVYTVPCATAAYTIHDQALTMGMFQAQTLATLGRIFAAAADLSILSPAELRQCQCDFFHQFILAGTWRFLRRGQWQRAQAVYQLLTLPQVVALGRSRRWQGLRWLFGTWLWLLQQVSS; translated from the coding sequence TTGAGTGTTTGCATTCCCGCCTATAACCGCCCCCAAGGACTGGTGGAAGGGGTGCGCTCAGTGGTGGCAGCATTGCCCCGTGAGTACCACGATCAAGTGCAAATTATCATTACGGATGATTCTGCCACGCTAACAGCCGTACAGGATTTGCTCGCTCCCTGGTCAGGCCACTGGCACTACCAGCACAATGCCCAACGCCTAGGAATGGTGGGCAACTGGAATGCGAGTTTGGCCAGGGCCGCCGGGGAGTTTATCCTGCTGTTGCACGATGATGATTACCTACTCCCCCAAGGAATCACGACAATTCTAGCAACCCTCCGCAGGTACGGCAGCCAGTTTGATGTCTTTCTCTTTGGGGTGCATCTGGTAGATTCCCATCAGCGCTGTTTGCGACGGCAGATACCCCGCCGGCAAGGATGGCTCCCCCCGGCTCAAGCCCTCAGGCAATTGCTGCGTCATTCTTCATTTGTGCGGTTTCCAGCCTTGATCTGGCGGCGATCGCTCCTCGAGGAGGTCGGCTATTTTGATCCCGCCTACGGCGAAGCCACAGACCTCTACCAGTGGCTACGATTCTTCGCCCAAAAGGGTGTTTACACCGTTCCCTGCGCCACCGCCGCCTACACGATCCACGATCAAGCCCTGACGATGGGAATGTTCCAAGCCCAGACCTTGGCCACGCTAGGGCGTATTTTTGCCGCCGCCGCTGATTTATCTATTCTCTCACCAGCGGAACTACGGCAGTGCCAGTGTGACTTTTTTCACCAGTTTATCTTGGCGGGAACATGGCGATTTTTGCGCCGAGGGCAGTGGCAACGGGCACAGGCGGTTTACCAGCTGTTGACTCTGCCGCAGGTAGTTGCTTTGGGGCGATCGCGCCGCTGGCAAGGCTTGCGTTGGCTCTTTGGAACTTGGCTGTGGCTACTGCAACAGGTTAGCTCCTAG